A genomic stretch from uncultured Methanobrevibacter sp. includes:
- a CDS encoding helix-turn-helix domain-containing protein yields METLKHIKSCPIELVVKLINKKWVIQIIRDLFFGKSRFHEFKEDKPDLSNKVLSNCLKDMEKNGLIHRIVDKCDRKNVKYILTEKGKSLNKVLYEIAMIGVDGETYSDKIKNDVKETFRETLL; encoded by the coding sequence ATGGAAACCTTAAAGCATATTAAATCATGTCCTATAGAATTAGTTGTTAAATTAATAAATAAAAAATGGGTAATTCAGATCATACGTGATTTATTCTTTGGTAAATCCCGTTTTCATGAATTTAAAGAAGATAAACCCGATCTTTCAAATAAAGTTTTAAGCAACTGCTTAAAAGATATGGAGAAAAATGGTTTAATCCATCGTATTGTTGATAAATGCGATAGGAAAAACGTAAAGTACATTTTAACAGAAAAAGGAAAATCATTAAACAAGGTATTGTATGAAATAGCAATGATTGGTGTTGATGGTGAAACTTATTCTGATAAAATTAAAAATGATGTAAAAGAAACATTTAGAGAAACATTGCTCTAA
- the serS gene encoding serine--tRNA ligase, which yields MLDIKLFRENPEIIIDSEKKRFRDTDNVEKVIEYDTFWREGERKLNSLRSEKNKLSKSFKKAKEEGNLEEVIKRSKEVAAEIKELTAKNAEYLKLRDDYRYKVGNIIDEDVPVSDTEDDNVVVRTFGEIPQHDFELLNHVDLINKIDGADLETAASIAGARFYYLKRDILHLNLALIQFALSELESEGYIPMQTPFFVKGEVAAETSELGEFEETLYKVENEDMYLIATAEQTLAALHRDEIISPEDLPLRYCALSTCFRKEAGSHGKDTLGIFRVHQFEKIEQFIYSTPEDSRNQHDHLMEVTERIYQKLGLPYQIIAIVSSALNDNAAIKYDLEAWFPGSGAFRELVSCTNCKDYQARKTKTRFGRAGSGDAQTLHTLNSTAIATERTMCCILENYQQADGSVKVPEVLVPYMNGKTVIEAKR from the coding sequence TTGTTAGATATAAAATTATTCAGAGAAAATCCTGAAATCATTATAGACTCTGAAAAGAAAAGATTTAGAGACACAGATAATGTTGAAAAAGTAATTGAATATGATACATTCTGGAGAGAAGGTGAAAGGAAACTTAACTCTTTAAGGTCTGAGAAAAATAAATTGTCCAAATCATTCAAGAAGGCAAAGGAAGAAGGCAATTTGGAAGAGGTAATCAAAAGGTCTAAAGAGGTAGCAGCAGAAATTAAAGAATTGACTGCTAAAAATGCGGAATACCTAAAGCTCAGAGATGATTATAGATATAAAGTGGGAAACATAATTGATGAAGATGTGCCGGTGTCCGATACTGAAGACGATAATGTGGTGGTTAGGACATTTGGTGAAATCCCGCAACATGATTTTGAACTGTTAAATCATGTGGACTTGATTAATAAAATTGATGGTGCAGACCTTGAGACTGCAGCAAGCATTGCAGGGGCTCGTTTTTACTACTTGAAGAGAGATATCTTACATTTAAACTTGGCATTGATTCAATTTGCTTTATCAGAACTTGAAAGTGAAGGTTATATTCCAATGCAAACACCATTCTTTGTTAAAGGTGAAGTTGCAGCAGAAACTTCTGAATTGGGTGAATTCGAAGAGACATTATATAAAGTGGAAAATGAGGACATGTATCTTATTGCAACTGCAGAACAGACATTGGCCGCTCTTCACAGGGATGAAATTATTTCTCCAGAAGATTTACCATTAAGATATTGTGCACTTTCAACCTGTTTTAGAAAAGAGGCAGGTTCTCACGGTAAGGATACATTAGGAATATTCAGAGTCCATCAATTTGAAAAGATTGAACAGTTCATATATTCAACACCTGAAGACTCTAGAAATCAGCATGATCACTTGATGGAAGTAACAGAAAGGATTTATCAGAAATTAGGTCTTCCATATCAGATTATAGCTATTGTATCATCAGCATTAAATGACAATGCGGCAATCAAATATGATTTGGAAGCTTGGTTCCCAGGTTCCGGTGCATTCAGGGAATTGGTTTCATGTACAAACTGTAAAGATTATCAGGCACGTAAAACCAAAACCCGTTTCGGAAGAGCAGGTTCAGGTGATGCTCAAACATTGCACACATTAAACAGTACTGCTATTGCAACTGAAAGAACAATGTGCTGTATTTTGGAAAACTATCAACAGGCTGACGGTAGTGTTAAAGTTCCTGAAGTGTTAGTCCCTTACATGAATGGAAAAACTGTTATCGAAGCAAAAAGATAA
- a CDS encoding flavodoxin family protein, with translation MKTIVINASPRRKWNTAQVMMEAAKGAESAGAEVEYIDLYKLELHGCMSCLVCKREGKDRCKCYWKDDVSPLIEKILDADTLLIGSPIYFNEPTSHYRALMERLIFCILSYDGFGSYYEGKVNVGLFFTMNAPEDYYETMMEQYLESSSEVFKMLNGEVKIYPVFNTLQVKDYSKYAMSAFDEEDKKLNHEKQFPVDLKSAFKIGAELSK, from the coding sequence TTGAAAACTATAGTTATTAATGCAAGTCCAAGAAGAAAATGGAATACTGCTCAGGTAATGATGGAAGCTGCAAAAGGTGCTGAATCTGCTGGTGCTGAAGTTGAATACATTGATTTATATAAATTGGAGTTACATGGATGTATGAGTTGCCTTGTTTGTAAAAGAGAAGGTAAGGACCGTTGTAAATGTTACTGGAAAGATGATGTATCTCCATTAATTGAAAAAATTTTAGATGCCGATACATTACTTATAGGTTCTCCGATATATTTCAATGAACCAACAAGTCATTATCGTGCTTTGATGGAAAGATTGATATTTTGTATATTGTCATATGATGGTTTCGGTTCTTATTATGAAGGTAAGGTTAATGTAGGTTTATTTTTCACAATGAATGCTCCTGAAGATTATTATGAAACTATGATGGAGCAATATCTCGAAAGTTCATCAGAAGTATTTAAAATGTTAAACGGGGAAGTTAAAATTTACCCGGTATTTAACACATTGCAGGTTAAAGATTATTCCAAATATGCAATGTCTGCATTTGATGAGGAAGATAAAAAATTAAATCATGAAAAACAATTCCCAGTTGATTTGAAATCTGCTTTTAAAATTGGCGCTGAATTAAGTAAATAG